The following coding sequences lie in one Fimbriimonadaceae bacterium genomic window:
- a CDS encoding DUF2207 domain-containing protein, whose product MKFVRSLLASLLFAFLAVVGVGQSFTTSIFRVDAEIKQDRTLRIAETIEVNFTKASHGIVRWVPVDYRARNGEQRSIGHKLISVTQHRVDEEDGSVRANLSHTIDQGWWKLRVGDAGVELLGRVRYELVYELTGTLTDFEATATSAAHSELVWNFIPVGWATEIDKASVSVRFPSGGEIPPRVRYIVGPSGAKDGVEIYGPGKPIQGKIELLEATLTANSTEASVIGPLPKQHGMMTSLAMSKGSVDWEGAYVPQQGIDGQPTASDQDELVVGWGEPMPPGMENLWNPLGLLPFGILAALALLFRKLLGLPKQGPLVTRFEPPDGIGPIEGGYLIDGAFHARDLTAGIISLAQKGVIRLHLPASKTEPDSTSYTLELLDGYDRQTLTNAEQNLRDALEGFGPMITPEQLRGNFRLGYQSVQRVVQNNAISLGLMRANHGCVQGCGCVSAILVALLLGAFTFSFGPGWVMLGSFVGLLLLGLVFLTSKMHTAKGAAIQHELKGLREFISRAQKDELNSMSARMPLQALFETLLPYAVAFGYAQQWTTAFRDFHLSQPEWIAAEPSYSYDAFLWSAVLADTFTTFDHDWTNAMTPAALFENKGFPTDNSWSDGSGSSFASGDSSFTDYGSSDGGFSGSDSVGDGGGGGGGDSW is encoded by the coding sequence ATGAAGTTCGTTCGCAGCCTCCTAGCATCACTCCTATTCGCCTTCTTGGCGGTCGTTGGGGTCGGTCAGTCCTTTACAACCTCTATCTTTCGCGTTGACGCCGAGATCAAGCAAGACCGCACATTGCGTATCGCAGAGACGATTGAAGTCAACTTTACGAAGGCTTCTCACGGGATCGTGCGCTGGGTGCCCGTCGACTACCGAGCGCGTAACGGCGAACAAAGAAGCATCGGGCACAAACTCATCTCCGTCACTCAGCACAGAGTGGATGAAGAGGACGGCTCGGTTCGGGCGAATCTCTCACACACGATCGACCAAGGTTGGTGGAAGCTTAGGGTGGGTGACGCAGGCGTGGAGCTCCTCGGGCGCGTGCGGTACGAGTTGGTGTATGAACTCACCGGCACGCTTACCGACTTCGAAGCGACCGCTACTTCGGCAGCACACAGTGAACTCGTTTGGAACTTCATTCCCGTCGGTTGGGCCACAGAGATAGACAAAGCAAGCGTGTCCGTTCGCTTCCCATCTGGTGGAGAAATCCCACCGAGAGTCCGGTACATCGTCGGACCGTCTGGCGCGAAGGACGGGGTCGAGATTTACGGTCCTGGCAAGCCTATACAGGGCAAGATCGAGCTCCTCGAAGCTACCCTTACCGCGAACTCAACGGAAGCAAGCGTTATTGGCCCGCTGCCAAAGCAGCATGGAATGATGACCTCCCTTGCGATGAGCAAAGGATCGGTGGACTGGGAAGGCGCCTACGTACCTCAGCAAGGCATAGACGGTCAGCCCACTGCTTCCGATCAAGATGAGTTGGTGGTAGGTTGGGGTGAGCCCATGCCTCCCGGCATGGAGAATCTTTGGAACCCACTCGGACTACTTCCCTTTGGGATCCTGGCGGCCCTAGCCCTCCTCTTTCGCAAGCTCTTGGGGTTGCCCAAGCAAGGTCCCCTGGTCACTCGGTTTGAGCCACCTGATGGCATCGGCCCAATCGAGGGCGGATATCTAATCGACGGCGCTTTCCATGCTCGCGACTTAACGGCGGGCATCATCAGCCTTGCCCAAAAAGGCGTCATCCGCCTCCACCTTCCTGCCAGCAAAACAGAACCAGACTCCACCTCCTACACGCTCGAACTCCTAGACGGATACGACAGGCAAACGCTCACCAATGCCGAGCAGAACCTGCGCGATGCCCTCGAAGGTTTCGGCCCGATGATCACGCCTGAACAGCTTCGCGGCAATTTCCGACTTGGTTATCAGTCAGTTCAGCGGGTCGTGCAAAACAACGCGATTAGCCTCGGCTTGATGCGAGCGAACCATGGCTGTGTTCAGGGTTGCGGTTGCGTCAGTGCGATCCTCGTGGCGCTGCTGTTGGGTGCTTTCACATTTAGCTTTGGTCCGGGCTGGGTGATGCTCGGATCGTTCGTCGGACTGCTTTTGCTTGGCCTTGTTTTCCTCACATCGAAAATGCACACAGCAAAAGGAGCGGCGATTCAGCATGAGCTCAAGGGTCTTCGCGAATTCATCTCGCGGGCCCAAAAGGATGAGCTGAATTCCATGTCGGCAAGGATGCCGCTGCAAGCGCTCTTCGAGACTCTTCTTCCCTATGCCGTTGCTTTCGGCTATGCCCAGCAATGGACGACGGCTTTCCGTGATTTTCACCTGAGTCAGCCGGAATGGATCGCTGCAGAGCCAAGCTACAGCTACGACGCCTTCCTATGGTCTGCGGTGTTAGCCGATACATTCACAACTTTCGATCATGATTGGACAAATGCCATGACGCCCGCCGCGCTCTTCGAGAACAAGGGATTCCCGACAGACAACTCTTGGAGCGATGGTTCGGGGAGTTCCTTCGCTTCGGGCGACTCCTCATTCACAGACTATGGCTCGTCCGATGGCGGCTTCTCGGGAAGCGATTCCGTTGGCGATGGCGGTGGTGGGGGCGGCGGAGACAGTTGGTAG
- a CDS encoding sigma-70 family RNA polymerase sigma factor: MDLGQGSSNDRATELALVERCRKQDDEAFAKLVDVFQNRLFGFVRRMVHDREEAMDITQETFIRAYQSISRFDGRSSLRTWLFRIAHNLCIDRARKADRRPIEYALDGLADTDDAFEVADSRWNPETGMLDDELRKVVEDGVAGMSEKLRSVLLLHDRESLQYEEIAEILKIPIGTVKSRLFLARAHLQQVMTTYLNFEGSERR, encoded by the coding sequence ATGGACTTAGGGCAAGGCTCATCAAACGACCGTGCTACCGAGCTGGCGTTAGTTGAGCGGTGTCGTAAGCAGGATGATGAAGCGTTCGCCAAATTGGTGGACGTCTTTCAGAATAGGCTCTTCGGATTTGTACGCCGGATGGTGCACGACCGGGAAGAGGCGATGGACATCACGCAAGAGACGTTCATTCGTGCTTACCAAAGCATCTCCCGTTTCGACGGGCGATCCTCCCTCAGGACGTGGCTGTTCAGGATTGCACACAACCTGTGCATCGATCGTGCAAGAAAAGCCGACCGCAGACCGATTGAGTATGCCTTGGATGGGCTCGCCGACACGGACGACGCTTTTGAAGTCGCCGATTCGCGCTGGAATCCAGAAACGGGAATGCTTGACGACGAGCTGAGAAAAGTCGTTGAGGACGGAGTCGCCGGAATGAGCGAAAAGCTGAGATCGGTACTCTTGCTCCACGACCGAGAAAGCCTACAATATGAAGAGATCGCGGAGATTTTGAAGATTCCCATCGGCACGGTAAAAAGCCGACTCTTCCTGGCGAGGGCGCACCTGCAGCAGGTGATGACGACTTATTTGAACTTTGAAGGGAGCGAAAGACGATGA
- a CDS encoding transglycosylase domain-containing protein, with protein sequence MGVATGTRVRSGGKTKKRIPRWWKILRATLIWLFIFSCLGFSYFGYRMNSALSWADPIVQDLDSKKALIANSSPSTIVSADGKVLYRLQEEFRRYVEFDQIPKVLENATLAAEDKTFYEHQGVNWFAAARAAVQNTASGGKSPGASTITMQLAKRLYTSTEKTFDRKIKDMALAMKIEKRKTKEEILTLYLNQVYYGAGAYGVSAAADVYFDKKLDKLTIAEAAMLAGLVQRPSKVNPFDDLEASIKRRNYVLREMRESNWITEEEYQEALEDKPKLAKRSFGSGERIISAPYYVRYILDQLDRLAPEIKDEISKGGFKIYTTLNSEIQKVAEDEVREIVKKYRKQKVTTGAFVLTDYEGKIIAMVGGVDYEHNQYNMISQGRRQPGSAFKPFVYAAAFSTGILGPRDYIPNTPLVIDDPRRGKILWPKGGSKYGDTVSVTTALAASLNPAAAHVCQMVSPRVAASYGKDVFGIRSELDPVLPLVLGSSAVSPLEMARGYSVFMLQGDRFEPYGITRIEGPSGGIIRDFKPTIRKNQLDPTVAGWMDDLLRKVVTGGTATIARSVPNARGKTGTTSENRDAWFCGYTNNYLGIGWVANERRSGDRWVYDPMTGVFGGKVTVQIWVGVMKKVVDKFGDGEARPRSNSLPPVSDVIEPVPVDPPVDDVAGATNGNDPAPADAPPTTTSAPATGPGTTAPPAAGDGATPPATSSQGTIKRDPVKPIGDPKVEATVEQEICVDSGQQATIYCPETVTRKFKKSQAPKGKCPLHGPNAHRH encoded by the coding sequence GTGGGCGTAGCTACAGGCACACGAGTCCGTTCAGGCGGAAAAACCAAGAAGCGTATTCCACGCTGGTGGAAAATACTTCGCGCAACTTTGATTTGGTTGTTTATCTTCTCATGCCTCGGATTCAGCTACTTCGGCTACCGAATGAACTCCGCGCTGAGCTGGGCCGACCCCATCGTCCAAGACCTCGATAGCAAGAAAGCCCTTATTGCGAACTCCTCACCTTCGACCATCGTTTCTGCCGACGGTAAGGTTCTTTATCGCCTCCAAGAAGAGTTTCGACGCTACGTAGAGTTCGATCAGATTCCCAAGGTCCTTGAGAACGCAACGCTTGCGGCTGAGGACAAGACGTTCTATGAGCACCAAGGCGTGAACTGGTTTGCCGCGGCACGAGCAGCGGTTCAGAACACTGCCTCCGGTGGAAAATCCCCTGGCGCAAGTACGATCACGATGCAACTCGCCAAGAGACTGTACACGTCTACTGAGAAGACTTTCGACCGCAAGATCAAAGATATGGCGCTCGCGATGAAAATCGAGAAGCGCAAGACCAAGGAAGAGATTCTCACCCTGTACCTCAACCAGGTTTACTACGGAGCGGGAGCCTATGGAGTCTCAGCTGCGGCGGATGTGTACTTTGATAAGAAGCTCGATAAGCTCACCATCGCCGAAGCGGCGATGCTCGCCGGATTGGTGCAGCGCCCGAGCAAAGTGAACCCCTTTGACGACCTTGAAGCCTCGATCAAAAGACGGAACTATGTTCTCCGCGAGATGCGAGAATCCAATTGGATCACGGAAGAGGAGTACCAAGAGGCGCTTGAGGACAAGCCAAAGCTCGCCAAGAGATCGTTTGGCAGCGGTGAGCGCATTATTAGCGCCCCCTACTATGTTCGCTATATTCTCGATCAGCTAGACCGACTTGCCCCCGAGATTAAGGACGAGATCTCAAAGGGCGGCTTTAAGATCTACACAACTCTCAATTCTGAGATTCAAAAGGTCGCAGAGGATGAAGTTCGAGAAATCGTCAAGAAGTATCGAAAGCAAAAGGTGACGACCGGCGCATTTGTGCTGACGGACTACGAAGGCAAGATCATCGCAATGGTTGGCGGGGTGGATTATGAACACAACCAGTACAACATGATCTCTCAAGGTCGGAGACAGCCCGGTTCGGCATTCAAGCCGTTCGTTTATGCAGCGGCTTTTTCGACTGGAATTCTCGGACCGAGGGACTACATCCCCAACACACCTCTCGTCATAGACGATCCCCGACGTGGGAAGATTCTCTGGCCCAAAGGGGGCAGCAAGTATGGGGACACTGTTTCGGTCACTACCGCACTCGCCGCATCACTGAACCCAGCGGCTGCGCACGTTTGCCAGATGGTTTCCCCAAGGGTTGCCGCAAGTTACGGCAAGGACGTTTTTGGTATTCGCTCGGAACTGGACCCTGTTCTCCCCCTGGTCTTGGGTTCAAGCGCAGTTTCCCCTCTTGAGATGGCCCGAGGCTATTCAGTATTCATGCTACAGGGGGATCGTTTTGAGCCGTACGGCATCACGAGAATCGAAGGTCCAAGCGGTGGCATTATCCGCGACTTTAAACCGACCATCCGCAAGAACCAGCTTGATCCCACAGTCGCCGGTTGGATGGATGATCTTCTGCGCAAGGTCGTCACTGGGGGTACAGCAACTATCGCCCGGTCCGTGCCAAACGCCCGAGGTAAGACCGGAACAACCTCGGAAAACCGAGACGCTTGGTTCTGCGGATACACAAACAACTATCTCGGAATTGGATGGGTCGCCAACGAACGGCGCAGCGGCGACCGTTGGGTTTACGACCCGATGACTGGCGTTTTTGGTGGAAAGGTCACTGTTCAGATTTGGGTTGGCGTGATGAAGAAGGTCGTCGATAAGTTCGGCGATGGCGAAGCTCGGCCAAGATCCAATAGTCTGCCGCCTGTGAGCGACGTCATTGAGCCGGTTCCCGTGGATCCGCCCGTCGATGACGTGGCGGGCGCCACCAACGGCAACGACCCGGCTCCAGCAGACGCACCGCCCACGACTACATCGGCGCCTGCAACGGGACCTGGAACGACCGCCCCACCGGCTGCTGGGGATGGCGCAACGCCTCCGGCAACCTCAAGCCAAGGGACGATCAAGCGAGACCCTGTGAAGCCGATCGGCGATCCCAAGGTCGAAGCCACGGTTGAGCAAGAGATTTGCGTGGACAGCGGTCAGCAGGCGACGATCTACTGCCCAGAGACAGTGACACGCAAGTTTAAGAAGAGCCAAGCGCCAAAAGGGAAGTGCCCGTTGCACGGCCCAAATGCGCACAGGCATTAG
- a CDS encoding adenine phosphoribosyltransferase encodes MAVVGAAETVGRQRRTEPSGTLILVSKLLAESIIRDVPDFPKPGIMFKDITPVLLHPPAFTEVVNALRDDARSKEADIIVGIESRGFLFGVPIALSLGLPFVMARKLGKLPADKISEEYALEYGTNTVEMHCDSVQPGQRAYVVDDLLATGGTAAASARLIERLNGSVCGFGFMVELGFLGGRSILLEYPITSLIEY; translated from the coding sequence ATGGCGGTGGTGGGGGCGGCGGAGACAGTTGGTAGGCAGCGACGGACCGAACCATCGGGTACATTGATCCTCGTGTCGAAGCTCCTTGCCGAGTCCATTATTCGCGATGTCCCCGATTTCCCGAAGCCGGGAATCATGTTTAAGGACATCACCCCGGTTCTCCTCCACCCGCCCGCATTCACCGAAGTCGTCAATGCTCTACGCGACGACGCTCGTTCAAAAGAGGCCGACATCATCGTCGGAATTGAAAGCCGTGGTTTTCTCTTTGGTGTCCCCATCGCGCTCAGCCTTGGCTTGCCGTTCGTGATGGCGAGGAAGCTTGGCAAGCTGCCGGCTGACAAGATTTCCGAAGAGTACGCGCTGGAGTACGGGACAAACACGGTCGAAATGCACTGCGACTCTGTACAACCCGGTCAACGCGCCTACGTCGTGGACGATCTGTTAGCAACGGGTGGCACGGCTGCTGCATCAGCTCGACTTATCGAGCGGCTCAACGGCAGTGTTTGTGGGTTTGGCTTTATGGTTGAACTGGGCTTTCTGGGTGGACGTTCGATTCTCCTCGAATATCCCATCACCTCGCTGATTGAGTACTAA
- a CDS encoding LemA family protein — protein sequence MWPILIIVAVVLIGAILLYNGLVQMRQLTRNAWADVDVYLKRRAELIPNVVASVQAYASHEQALLEGLAEARSRAMALPGATLDRADAEATVGTKLVNVLALAENYPNLKSNENFLELQSQLKETEKLIANARQYFNACVRDYNTKIEAFPSNLFASLGGFKHADFFELESVQEREVPTVNT from the coding sequence ATGTGGCCCATTCTCATCATCGTGGCTGTCGTCCTAATCGGGGCGATACTGCTGTACAACGGCCTTGTGCAGATGCGCCAGCTCACAAGGAATGCCTGGGCCGACGTTGACGTCTACCTCAAGCGGCGGGCGGAATTGATCCCCAACGTGGTCGCCAGTGTCCAAGCCTACGCCAGCCATGAACAGGCCCTGTTGGAAGGGCTTGCCGAAGCACGCAGCCGGGCAATGGCTCTACCGGGGGCAACTCTCGACCGTGCCGATGCCGAAGCCACTGTGGGAACCAAGCTGGTGAACGTGCTTGCCCTCGCCGAGAACTACCCTAATCTTAAGAGCAACGAAAACTTTTTGGAATTGCAAAGCCAGCTTAAAGAAACGGAGAAGCTGATCGCAAACGCAAGACAGTACTTCAACGCTTGCGTGAGGGATTACAACACAAAAATCGAGGCCTTCCCCTCCAACCTCTTCGCAAGCCTTGGCGGATTCAAACACGCTGACTTTTTCGAGCTCGAATCAGTTCAGGAAAGAGAAGTCCCAACCGTCAACACATGA
- a CDS encoding (2Fe-2S)-binding protein: MAKHKVTVSGFGTFDVEDGAKLAYAIEQAGYDISHRCGGNARCTTCRVKFETPEPPMGQVEHDCLEEDGVLGQFRLSCQCRVHGDMSVKVLMPVHECEWDNPGIDLEP; the protein is encoded by the coding sequence ATGGCAAAGCATAAAGTCACGGTTAGTGGATTCGGAACTTTCGACGTTGAGGATGGCGCGAAACTGGCCTACGCCATCGAGCAGGCGGGGTACGACATCAGCCATCGGTGTGGTGGAAACGCCCGATGCACGACATGCCGCGTCAAGTTCGAGACTCCCGAGCCGCCGATGGGGCAGGTCGAACACGACTGCCTTGAAGAGGATGGCGTGCTTGGGCAGTTCCGGCTAAGCTGCCAGTGCCGAGTTCACGGAGACATGTCCGTGAAGGTGCTGATGCCAGTCCACGAGTGCGAGTGGGATAACCCAGGCATTGACCTGGAGCCATAA
- the mrdA gene encoding penicillin-binding protein 2: MSVIHAPRRPELDLRQMWFLIVVGVWLVVIFLRLWYLQVVRADELQSRAVTMRTTSVAKLAPRGLIYDRNGVLIAGIKPQIVLTAKPAIINQNPWVLDKIAEMLGTSKTKLQDKVNDNAFRPYIAVPIFVGVPIEQATKIAEAGQYLPGVGVEYIPMRTYTDTLNYSHILGYVWTPSEKDVQRLEALGIKTPDYVGKNGVEYQYETALMGVPGLERMEVDARRRPQRVVERDNAVPGTKLILSIDDELQKYAYEQLRGRKGAVVALDPNTGEVLCLVSAPTFDSKLFEGGISKKDWEPLINDPDKPLYNRAVLSHYSPGSTFKIVDSISAAQNGLFDPRHYTVCNGYYKVGNRLSKCLGNHGAVSFDRAFTVSCNTYFSDLGMRIGPEALKKSSLECGLGQDTLIDLPSEDEGVVPTQEWLEKRDLRWYPGDTVNMSIGQGALAATPLQMACIAALVANNGVSYRPHLVRARILPGPENKTIVQNPEVLAKVDLPGDFWRQLKDAMTHVMQSGTGRGIPPIPNVVWGGKTGSTEHAKASQTHSWFVGIAPIDQPKIVVAVIVEAAGHGSKVAAPVARNVIAKFLSPKQGPIMPTADVETEVRAIPNGE; the protein is encoded by the coding sequence GTGTCCGTTATCCACGCCCCCCGAAGGCCTGAACTTGACCTGCGACAGATGTGGTTTCTCATCGTCGTTGGGGTGTGGCTTGTCGTTATCTTTCTCCGACTCTGGTATTTGCAGGTTGTTCGGGCCGACGAACTCCAAAGCCGTGCCGTCACAATGCGAACCACAAGCGTGGCGAAGCTCGCCCCTCGCGGTTTGATCTATGACCGCAACGGCGTTCTGATTGCGGGAATCAAGCCTCAGATCGTCCTTACCGCTAAGCCAGCCATCATCAACCAGAACCCGTGGGTGCTCGACAAGATCGCAGAGATGCTCGGCACGTCAAAGACAAAGCTGCAGGATAAGGTTAACGACAACGCATTTCGACCCTATATCGCGGTCCCAATCTTTGTCGGCGTACCGATCGAACAGGCTACTAAGATCGCCGAGGCTGGTCAGTATCTGCCTGGAGTTGGCGTGGAGTACATCCCCATGCGGACGTACACGGATACGCTGAATTACAGCCATATCCTCGGCTATGTGTGGACCCCAAGTGAAAAAGATGTCCAGCGGCTTGAAGCTCTTGGCATCAAGACTCCCGATTACGTGGGCAAAAATGGTGTCGAGTATCAGTATGAAACGGCCTTGATGGGTGTGCCTGGGCTTGAGCGAATGGAGGTTGATGCCCGTCGGAGACCTCAACGAGTCGTCGAGCGAGACAACGCAGTACCCGGAACAAAACTGATCCTGAGCATCGACGATGAGCTTCAAAAGTACGCCTATGAGCAGTTGCGGGGAAGGAAGGGAGCGGTTGTGGCGCTTGATCCCAATACCGGCGAAGTGCTTTGTTTGGTGAGCGCACCGACCTTTGACAGCAAACTGTTTGAAGGGGGAATCTCAAAGAAAGACTGGGAGCCACTCATCAACGACCCGGACAAGCCGCTTTATAACCGGGCTGTTCTTTCCCACTATTCACCCGGCTCGACCTTTAAGATTGTCGACTCCATATCTGCCGCACAAAACGGACTTTTCGATCCACGGCACTACACCGTCTGCAACGGCTACTACAAGGTTGGAAATAGGCTCTCCAAGTGCCTTGGCAACCACGGGGCCGTTAGCTTTGATCGTGCCTTTACGGTTTCCTGCAACACGTACTTTTCCGACCTTGGTATGCGTATCGGGCCTGAAGCGCTCAAGAAGTCCTCTCTGGAGTGCGGACTTGGGCAGGATACGCTCATCGATCTGCCCTCAGAGGATGAGGGAGTTGTCCCAACTCAAGAATGGCTCGAAAAACGAGACCTGAGGTGGTATCCGGGGGATACCGTGAACATGTCTATTGGACAGGGCGCTCTTGCGGCGACTCCTCTTCAAATGGCGTGCATCGCTGCGCTTGTGGCAAACAACGGTGTTTCCTATCGTCCGCATTTGGTGAGAGCGCGGATTCTTCCTGGCCCTGAAAATAAGACAATTGTCCAAAACCCCGAGGTGCTTGCGAAGGTGGATCTGCCAGGTGATTTCTGGCGTCAGCTCAAAGACGCCATGACTCATGTGATGCAAAGTGGAACGGGGCGCGGCATCCCTCCTATTCCTAATGTGGTCTGGGGCGGAAAGACAGGCAGCACGGAACATGCGAAGGCTTCACAAACGCACTCATGGTTTGTCGGCATTGCCCCAATCGACCAGCCGAAAATCGTTGTTGCGGTGATCGTCGAAGCTGCAGGACACGGCAGCAAAGTTGCCGCGCCGGTCGCTCGGAATGTTATTGCAAAGTTCCTTTCGCCCAAGCAAGGTCCGATCATGCCAACGGCAGATGTCGAGACGGAAGTTCGAGCAATTCCCAACGGCGAGTAG
- the miaA gene encoding tRNA (adenosine(37)-N6)-dimethylallyltransferase MiaA, whose protein sequence is MPEHEPLMIAVMGPTASGKTALAERIAERYNAQLFAADAFQVYRGFDIGTAKPAQKDRYRLVDIKSPTESIAVGEWVQLAVDELVPLYEKRRNVVFVGGTGLYVRALFQGYGALFPPADPETRERIREREAAGGMEALVQWLREIDKESSERIDIHNPVRVRRAIEKALCPKVETLFSVPPYKRVKMSLQPDKDDLNLRIKNRVSEMVQNGWVAEVEALRRAGISDNDPSMRAIGYRTLLKVCTGEIALEQAIEATEIETRQYAKRQRTWLRSEPDVRVIPRFGDTEEAFSEACQWIEII, encoded by the coding sequence ATGCCCGAACACGAGCCTTTGATGATCGCCGTCATGGGCCCGACCGCATCCGGCAAGACAGCTCTCGCCGAGCGTATCGCCGAACGTTACAACGCCCAACTCTTTGCGGCTGATGCTTTTCAGGTGTATCGAGGATTCGATATCGGTACTGCGAAGCCTGCCCAAAAAGACAGATACAGGCTCGTAGACATCAAATCACCCACCGAGTCCATCGCAGTGGGAGAGTGGGTTCAGCTTGCGGTTGATGAGCTTGTTCCCCTCTACGAAAAACGCCGTAATGTCGTCTTTGTCGGCGGCACCGGACTTTACGTCCGTGCCCTCTTCCAAGGCTATGGGGCTCTTTTTCCACCCGCCGATCCCGAGACGCGGGAGAGGATTCGGGAGCGCGAAGCCGCCGGAGGGATGGAAGCGCTCGTTCAATGGTTGCGCGAGATCGACAAGGAGTCCTCAGAGCGGATCGACATTCATAATCCGGTGCGCGTTAGACGTGCCATCGAAAAGGCCCTTTGCCCAAAGGTGGAAACTTTATTCTCTGTTCCACCTTATAAACGGGTAAAAATGAGCCTCCAACCGGATAAAGACGATCTCAATTTGCGTATCAAGAACCGCGTAAGCGAAATGGTGCAAAATGGGTGGGTGGCCGAGGTAGAGGCTCTTCGCAGAGCCGGAATTTCGGACAATGACCCCAGCATGAGGGCAATTGGGTACAGGACACTCCTGAAAGTCTGCACGGGTGAAATAGCGTTAGAGCAAGCGATTGAAGCTACAGAAATCGAAACGAGACAGTACGCGAAACGTCAACGGACGTGGCTGCGCTCGGAACCGGACGTGAGAGTTATTCCCAGATTCGGCGATACTGAAGAGGCTTTCAGCGAAGCTTGCCAATGGATTGAAATTATTTAA
- a CDS encoding M20/M25/M40 family metallo-hydrolase — protein sequence MINEQRLVKLFKELCLIDAPSLQERDCVAYVKAHLTKVGLEVWEDDGGEQIGGNANNLIAKLAGNKPGAPRIFLSAHFDTVEPTAGLVIGEKDGVLFSESDTILGADDKGGMAPAIEAVQALMETGAPHGDVYLLFSCAEEIGLLGAHALKIEDLDVDFGYVLDTGPPVGTFVTRTATHDKLDVKIIGKPAHAGKDPEKGINAIQVAAHAIAKMKIGRIGPETTANVGTINGGSGTNVIPASVTMKCEARSTNTEELDAQVNHMRACFEEAAAAFGAGCEIAYKRHYSAYEVSSDSDVVRFAQAASKKLGFEPTLRTTLGGSDANVFNTKGVPSIVIATGMDKIHTHDEFIAIKDLCDTARLAYEILVTAAS from the coding sequence ATGATCAATGAGCAACGCCTCGTCAAGCTCTTCAAAGAGCTTTGTCTAATCGACGCCCCATCGCTTCAAGAGCGCGACTGTGTCGCCTATGTTAAAGCTCATCTCACGAAGGTGGGACTTGAAGTTTGGGAGGATGACGGTGGTGAGCAAATTGGCGGAAACGCAAACAATCTGATCGCGAAACTCGCAGGCAATAAACCGGGTGCGCCGAGAATCTTCCTTTCGGCTCACTTCGATACGGTTGAACCGACAGCGGGTCTGGTTATTGGAGAGAAGGACGGGGTGCTCTTCAGCGAATCGGACACCATCCTTGGCGCTGATGACAAGGGAGGAATGGCACCCGCAATAGAAGCTGTTCAAGCTTTGATGGAGACAGGAGCCCCGCACGGCGATGTCTATCTGCTTTTCAGCTGTGCTGAAGAGATCGGACTGCTGGGCGCTCACGCCCTTAAGATCGAGGACCTCGACGTTGACTTTGGTTACGTGCTCGATACGGGTCCTCCTGTCGGCACATTCGTGACGCGGACGGCCACGCATGACAAGCTCGATGTGAAGATCATCGGCAAGCCCGCTCATGCTGGAAAGGACCCGGAAAAGGGGATCAACGCGATTCAGGTTGCTGCCCATGCAATCGCCAAGATGAAGATCGGGCGTATTGGACCTGAGACGACCGCAAACGTGGGCACGATCAACGGCGGGTCGGGGACCAACGTCATTCCGGCGTCCGTCACGATGAAGTGTGAGGCGCGCAGCACCAATACAGAGGAGCTTGATGCGCAAGTGAATCACATGAGAGCGTGCTTCGAGGAGGCTGCTGCGGCATTTGGCGCAGGTTGTGAGATCGCCTACAAGCGGCATTACAGCGCCTACGAAGTCTCCTCAGACAGCGACGTTGTAAGGTTCGCGCAGGCTGCAAGCAAGAAGCTGGGTTTTGAGCCGACCTTGCGGACCACGTTGGGCGGCAGCGATGCAAACGTCTTCAACACAAAGGGCGTCCCCTCAATCGTTATTGCCACGGGAATGGATAAGATTCACACACACGACGAGTTCATCGCGATTAAGGATTTGTGCGACACAGCGCGGCTGGCGTATGAGATTCTTGTTACAGCAGCGAGTTAG